The following coding sequences lie in one Primulina huaijiensis isolate GDHJ02 chromosome 2, ASM1229523v2, whole genome shotgun sequence genomic window:
- the LOC140970769 gene encoding uncharacterized protein isoform X1, protein MVSAIGVSNWKRSMTSDGLNCEETGVMSETCGRVGATWANISMGLDLFSLWTSEVAELLAQDEDLVPFLQNRSYIAGNINRVGSEKGITKNSCPTKGKNIFNGSTSLYFNGAGSLLPEFKKERLKILLQQSVFTLSREVDELINPVLSLCRLRSCLRYKDSLRSSSIGLPQNIDESVHAHKKLKALPSSLVDDDMRLILEYDSTKVEELMNTHSDEIFSMLQHMEQKLEELLNAAMTTCRPMTPNEKQQLCKRIKELPPRNVDRVVEILGHSKTSRKDLCNELYFDLDSEDQITLWRLYFYVSAIEKAKTS, encoded by the exons ATGGTTTCAGCTATTGGCGTATCCAATTGGAAAAGGAGTATGACTTCTGATGGCCTCAATTGTG AGGAAACTGGTGTCATGTCAGAAACTTGTGGACGTGTAGGAGCTACGTGGGCAAACATAAGTATGGGATTGGATTTATTTAGTCTCTGGACAAGTGAGGTAGCTGAATTATTGGCCCAAGATGAAGATCTAGTGCCTTTTCTACAGAACAGATCTTACATAGCTGGAAACATTAACAGAGTGGGTAGTGAAAAGGGCATAACTAAAAATAGTTGCCCGACCAAaggaaaaaacatttttaatggTTCTACTTCGTTGTATTTTAACGGAGCAGGATCTTTACTTCCAGAGTTTAAAAAGGAAAGATTGAAAATATTGCTTCAGCAAAGTGTGTTTACTCTTTCACGGGAAGTTGACGAG TTAATAAATCCTGTATTATCACTATGCCGACTACGATCCTGTTTGAGGTATAAAGATAGTCTTCGATCAAGCTCTATTGGATTGCCACAGAACATTGATGAATCAGTACACGCACACAAGAAGCTCAAAGCATTACCTTCTTCTTTG gttgatgatgatatgagatTAATTTTGGAGTATGATAGCACTAAGGTCGAGGAACTGATGAACACGCATTCTGATGAAATTTTTTCCATG TTACAGCACATGGAGCAGAAACTTGAAGAACTTCTGAATGCTGCGATGACAACTTGCAG GCCAATGACGCCTAATGAAAAGCAACAGCTTTGCAAAAGGATTAAGGAACTCCCTCCAAGAAATGTGGACCGTGTTGTGGAAATACTTGGACATAGTAAAACATCAAGGAAAGATTTATGCAATGAGCTTTATTTTGATCTGGATAGTGAG GACCAAATTACGTTGTggagattatatttttatgtttctgCAATTGAAAAGGCTAAGACATCATGA
- the LOC140970769 gene encoding uncharacterized protein isoform X2 — MSETCGRVGATWANISMGLDLFSLWTSEVAELLAQDEDLVPFLQNRSYIAGNINRVGSEKGITKNSCPTKGKNIFNGSTSLYFNGAGSLLPEFKKERLKILLQQSVFTLSREVDELINPVLSLCRLRSCLRYKDSLRSSSIGLPQNIDESVHAHKKLKALPSSLVDDDMRLILEYDSTKVEELMNTHSDEIFSMLQHMEQKLEELLNAAMTTCRPMTPNEKQQLCKRIKELPPRNVDRVVEILGHSKTSRKDLCNELYFDLDSEDQITLWRLYFYVSAIEKAKTS; from the exons ATGTCAGAAACTTGTGGACGTGTAGGAGCTACGTGGGCAAACATAAGTATGGGATTGGATTTATTTAGTCTCTGGACAAGTGAGGTAGCTGAATTATTGGCCCAAGATGAAGATCTAGTGCCTTTTCTACAGAACAGATCTTACATAGCTGGAAACATTAACAGAGTGGGTAGTGAAAAGGGCATAACTAAAAATAGTTGCCCGACCAAaggaaaaaacatttttaatggTTCTACTTCGTTGTATTTTAACGGAGCAGGATCTTTACTTCCAGAGTTTAAAAAGGAAAGATTGAAAATATTGCTTCAGCAAAGTGTGTTTACTCTTTCACGGGAAGTTGACGAG TTAATAAATCCTGTATTATCACTATGCCGACTACGATCCTGTTTGAGGTATAAAGATAGTCTTCGATCAAGCTCTATTGGATTGCCACAGAACATTGATGAATCAGTACACGCACACAAGAAGCTCAAAGCATTACCTTCTTCTTTG gttgatgatgatatgagatTAATTTTGGAGTATGATAGCACTAAGGTCGAGGAACTGATGAACACGCATTCTGATGAAATTTTTTCCATG TTACAGCACATGGAGCAGAAACTTGAAGAACTTCTGAATGCTGCGATGACAACTTGCAG GCCAATGACGCCTAATGAAAAGCAACAGCTTTGCAAAAGGATTAAGGAACTCCCTCCAAGAAATGTGGACCGTGTTGTGGAAATACTTGGACATAGTAAAACATCAAGGAAAGATTTATGCAATGAGCTTTATTTTGATCTGGATAGTGAG GACCAAATTACGTTGTggagattatatttttatgtttctgCAATTGAAAAGGCTAAGACATCATGA
- the LOC140970772 gene encoding 28 kDa ribonucleoprotein, chloroplastic-like: MTSANAPHLKLLECCGATTVRRIHLTTSTPPPSLRQIHSSTTWVSLKSRILPSKIVPLVAQTSDWAQQEEEEGEEESVESDGGGLEEDSYSEPSEDAKLFVGNLPYDVDSEKLAQMFDRAGVVEISEVIYNRQTDQSRGFGFVTMSTVEEAEKAVEMFNGYDINGRVLTVNKAAPRGSQPERSPRLVERASFRMYVGNLPWQVDNAKLEEVFSEHGKVVDARVVYDRETGRSRGFGFVTMSSETELNDAIAALDGQSLGGRAIRVNIAEERPRRSF; encoded by the exons ATGACGTCTGCAAATGCCCCTCATCTGAAATTGCTCGAATGCTGCGGTGCCACCACCGTGCGTAGAATTCATCTCACCACATCCACCCCACCCCCATCTCTCAGGCAAATCCACAGTTCCACGACATGGGTTTCACTCAAATCCAGGATTTTACCTTCAAAGATTGTCCCATTAGTTGCGCAGACTTCAGACTGGGCTCAACAAGAAGAGGAAGAGGGGGAGGAAGAGAGCGTGGAAAGTGATGGCGGAGGTTTGGAGGAGGATTCTTACTCCGAGCCTTCTGAGGATGCTAAGCTCTTCGTCGGGAATCTTCCCTATGATGTTGACAGTGAAAAATTGGCTCAGATGTTTGATCGAGCTGGTGTTGTGGAGATTTCTGAG GTTATTTATAATAGGCAGACAGATCAAAGTCGAGGATTTGGATTTGTGACTATGAGTACTGTGGAAGAAGCTGAAAAGGCTGTCGAGATGTTCAATGGTTAT GATATAAATGGAAGAGTTCTAACCGTAAATAAGGCTGCACCTAGAGGTTCGCAGCCCGAAAGGAGTCCTAGACTCGTCGAGCGTGCTTCGTTCAGAATGTATGTTGGTAACTTGCCATGGCAAGTGGATAATGCTAAGCTGGAGGAGGTGTTTAGTGAACACGGAAAAGTGGTTGATGCTCGTGTGGTGTATGATCGAGAGACTGGTCGATCACGTGGATTTGGTTTCGTAACGATGTCATCTGAGACAGAACTCAATGACGCTATAGCTGCTCTAGATGGACAG AGTTTGGGAGGCAGGGCAATTAGAGTGAATATTGCTGAGGAAAGGCCCAGACGCTCCTtctga
- the LOC140970771 gene encoding ras-related protein RABB1b isoform X2 produces MSYDYLFKYIIIGDTGVGKSCLLLQFTDKRFQPVHDLTIGVEFGARMVTIDGRPVKLQIWDTAGQESFRSITRSYYRGAAGALLVYDITRRETFNHLASWLEDARQHANPNMTIMLVGNKSDLASRRAISKEEGEQFAKENGLLFLEASARTAQNVEEAFTKTAAKILQKIQEGVFDVSNEDK; encoded by the exons ATGTCGTACGACTATCTTTTCAAGTACATAATCATCGGAGACACCG GAGTGGGgaaatcgtgtttgcttttgcAATTTACGGACAAGAGGTTTCAGCCGGTGCATGATCTCACAATCGGTGTTGAGTTTGGGGCTCGTATGGTGACAATTGATGGAAGGCCCGTAAAACTTCAGATTTGGGATACT GCTGGCCAAGAATCCTTTAGATCCATTACTAGATCTTATTACAGAGGAGCAGCTGGTGCACTTCTAGTTTATGACATCACCAG GAGAGAGACATTTAATCATCTTGCAAGCTGGCTGGAAGATGCTCGGCAGCATGCGAACCCAAATATGACAATCATGCTTGTAGGAAATAAAAGTGATCTTGCTAGCAGAAGAGCTATTAGCAAAGAGGAGGGGGAACAGTTTGCCAAAGAAAATGGACTTCTGTTCTTGGAGGCATCTGCAAGAACAGCACAAAACGTGGAGGAG GCATTCACAAAGACTGCGGCAAAGATACTTCAGAAGATCCAGGAAGGTGTCTTTGATGTATCTAACGAG GATAAATGA
- the LOC140970771 gene encoding ras-related protein RABB1b isoform X3, which produces MSYDYLFKYIIIGDTGVGKSCLLLQFTDKRFQPVHDLTIGVEFGARMVTIDGRPVKLQIWDTAGQESFRSITRSYYRGAAGALLVYDITRRETFNHLASWLEDARQHANPNMTIMLVGNKSDLASRRAISKEEGEQFAKENGLLFLEASARTAQNVEEAFTKTAAKILQKIQEGVFDVSNEKF; this is translated from the exons ATGTCGTACGACTATCTTTTCAAGTACATAATCATCGGAGACACCG GAGTGGGgaaatcgtgtttgcttttgcAATTTACGGACAAGAGGTTTCAGCCGGTGCATGATCTCACAATCGGTGTTGAGTTTGGGGCTCGTATGGTGACAATTGATGGAAGGCCCGTAAAACTTCAGATTTGGGATACT GCTGGCCAAGAATCCTTTAGATCCATTACTAGATCTTATTACAGAGGAGCAGCTGGTGCACTTCTAGTTTATGACATCACCAG GAGAGAGACATTTAATCATCTTGCAAGCTGGCTGGAAGATGCTCGGCAGCATGCGAACCCAAATATGACAATCATGCTTGTAGGAAATAAAAGTGATCTTGCTAGCAGAAGAGCTATTAGCAAAGAGGAGGGGGAACAGTTTGCCAAAGAAAATGGACTTCTGTTCTTGGAGGCATCTGCAAGAACAGCACAAAACGTGGAGGAG GCATTCACAAAGACTGCGGCAAAGATACTTCAGAAGATCCAGGAAGGTGTCTTTGATGTATCTAACGAG aaattttaa
- the LOC140970771 gene encoding ras-related protein RABB1b isoform X1, which yields MSYDYLFKYIIIGDTGVGKSCLLLQFTDKRFQPVHDLTIGVEFGARMVTIDGRPVKLQIWDTAGQESFRSITRSYYRGAAGALLVYDITRRETFNHLASWLEDARQHANPNMTIMLVGNKSDLASRRAISKEEGEQFAKENGLLFLEASARTAQNVEEAFTKTAAKILQKIQEGVFDVSNESSGIKIGYGRPQGPAGGRDGAVAQRGGCCN from the exons ATGTCGTACGACTATCTTTTCAAGTACATAATCATCGGAGACACCG GAGTGGGgaaatcgtgtttgcttttgcAATTTACGGACAAGAGGTTTCAGCCGGTGCATGATCTCACAATCGGTGTTGAGTTTGGGGCTCGTATGGTGACAATTGATGGAAGGCCCGTAAAACTTCAGATTTGGGATACT GCTGGCCAAGAATCCTTTAGATCCATTACTAGATCTTATTACAGAGGAGCAGCTGGTGCACTTCTAGTTTATGACATCACCAG GAGAGAGACATTTAATCATCTTGCAAGCTGGCTGGAAGATGCTCGGCAGCATGCGAACCCAAATATGACAATCATGCTTGTAGGAAATAAAAGTGATCTTGCTAGCAGAAGAGCTATTAGCAAAGAGGAGGGGGAACAGTTTGCCAAAGAAAATGGACTTCTGTTCTTGGAGGCATCTGCAAGAACAGCACAAAACGTGGAGGAG GCATTCACAAAGACTGCGGCAAAGATACTTCAGAAGATCCAGGAAGGTGTCTTTGATGTATCTAACGAG TCATCTGGCATCAAGATTGGGTATGGGCGGCCTCAAGGTCCGGCAGGAGGGAGAGATGGAGCAGTTGCTCAAAGAGGTGGATGTTGCAATTAA